In the Chromatiaceae bacterium genome, one interval contains:
- a CDS encoding methyl-accepting chemotaxis protein: protein MNLLSHLSIKMRLSILVGLVLILMFVSAGFVLNSLSQSNDSIETLYKQGMAHTQRIGKIIGLLNEVHTELVLTLQHDPGSAFAAMHDHPTQAHLDNVNRDLAKIHENWQVFATSELEPDEQVLAKQFEAGLGELENSVKAIAAEIAVGEFQRANAVVLGGLKQAMGVMDGTVDKLLIGQMAEAAVTFEHAEARYSSSMLTAATILGVALVVGVLLSGITITGIASAVRELDNAATQLAAGDLRARANYTGHDELRHVADSFNAVAESFKVTVSTVSEAVARVTVAANQSSSVSGQTLQGIESQQQETEQVATAMNEMNATVHDVAQNASSAADAARAADEAANEGRNVVQTTVQAIDRLASEVEQANGVIGKLKQESEQIGSVLDVIRNIAEQTNLLALNAAIEAARAGEQGRGFAVVADEVRTLASRTQQSTQEIDEMISRLQSGANDAVKAMDVGRTQAKAGVEQAAVAGQSLDAITAAVDRITEMNMQIASAVEEQSAVAEEINRNLHNISEVSTRNFHGAEENAQAANELAALSNDLQGRIARFRF, encoded by the coding sequence ATGAACCTGCTCAGTCACCTTTCAATCAAAATGCGCCTATCCATCCTCGTGGGTCTCGTCCTGATCCTGATGTTCGTGAGCGCGGGATTCGTACTCAACAGCCTGAGCCAGTCGAACGACAGCATCGAGACCCTGTACAAGCAGGGCATGGCACATACACAACGCATCGGCAAGATCATCGGCCTGTTGAACGAGGTGCATACCGAGCTGGTGCTGACGCTGCAGCACGATCCGGGCTCCGCGTTCGCCGCGATGCACGACCACCCGACTCAGGCGCATCTGGACAACGTCAACCGGGATCTGGCGAAGATCCACGAGAACTGGCAGGTATTTGCGACCAGTGAGCTGGAACCCGACGAACAGGTGCTGGCGAAACAGTTCGAGGCGGGCCTCGGCGAACTGGAGAACAGCGTCAAGGCGATCGCCGCCGAGATTGCGGTGGGCGAATTTCAGCGCGCCAATGCCGTCGTACTGGGCGGTCTGAAACAGGCGATGGGGGTCATGGATGGTACGGTAGACAAGCTGTTGATCGGCCAGATGGCGGAGGCGGCGGTGACCTTTGAACACGCCGAGGCGCGCTACAGCAGCTCGATGTTAACCGCTGCGACGATACTCGGTGTGGCACTGGTGGTCGGCGTGCTGCTGTCCGGGATCACGATCACCGGCATCGCTTCGGCGGTACGCGAGCTGGACAATGCCGCCACCCAGCTTGCCGCCGGGGATCTGCGTGCACGCGCAAACTACACCGGCCATGACGAGTTGCGTCACGTGGCCGACAGTTTCAATGCGGTCGCCGAAAGCTTCAAGGTCACGGTCTCGACCGTCAGTGAAGCGGTCGCGCGCGTAACCGTCGCGGCGAATCAATCGTCCAGCGTCTCAGGGCAGACGCTACAGGGCATCGAGTCGCAGCAGCAGGAGACCGAACAGGTCGCCACGGCGATGAACGAGATGAATGCCACGGTGCATGATGTCGCGCAGAATGCCAGCAGCGCCGCCGATGCCGCACGTGCGGCCGACGAGGCGGCAAACGAGGGACGCAATGTCGTGCAGACCACCGTGCAGGCGATCGACCGTCTGGCGTCCGAGGTCGAACAGGCGAATGGTGTGATCGGCAAGTTGAAGCAGGAGAGCGAGCAGATCGGCAGCGTGCTCGATGTCATTCGCAATATCGCCGAACAGACCAATCTGCTGGCGCTGAATGCCGCGATCGAAGCGGCACGCGCTGGCGAGCAGGGACGCGGTTTCGCGGTGGTCGCCGATGAGGTACGCACCCTGGCCAGCCGTACCCAGCAGTCGACCCAAGAGATCGACGAGATGATCAGCCGGCTGCAGTCGGGTGCCAATGATGCGGTCAAGGCGATGGATGTCGGGCGTACCCAGGCCAAGGCGGGGGTGGAGCAGGCCGCCGTCGCGGGACAGTCGCTGGATGCGATCACCGCTGCGGTCGATCGCATCACCGAGATGAACATGCAAATCGCCAGCGCGGTCGAGGAACAGAGTGCGGTCGCCGAGGAGATCAACCGCAATCTGCACAACATCAGCGAGGTCTCGACGCGGAATTTCCACGGCGCCGAAGAAAACGCCCAGGCTGCCAATGAGCTGGCGGCGCTTTCGAACGACCTGCAGGGACGCATAGCCCGCTTCAGATTCTGA
- a CDS encoding alpha/beta hydrolase fold domain-containing protein, with protein sequence MTRDLLVFAVGLAVGVLLTFAALVVKRMDPFGPHPDRSLVYRTVDGHALHLFVFDPRAQREDRPAPALLLFHGGAWQHGHPRQFFPQCQELARAGVTCISAEYRVSSRHGTDPRAAVQDARAAFAYLRRHAAQMGVDPERIAVGGGSAGGHLAATLGIPVPLPPESGVDEPTSRPAALLLFNPMVDLAPCRPDHHLVVDFWQELSPMQQIDDRVPPTLVMLGSDDPELPVASARAFCAAIEAKGGRCDLAVYEGARHGFFNVGVEGGRYFRATTERVLGFLRDLDLADRS encoded by the coding sequence ATGACGCGTGATCTGTTGGTGTTCGCCGTCGGGTTGGCGGTTGGCGTCCTGCTTACGTTCGCGGCACTGGTGGTCAAACGCATGGACCCGTTCGGTCCGCATCCGGACCGGTCCTTGGTGTACAGAACGGTGGACGGACACGCGTTACACCTGTTCGTATTCGATCCACGGGCACAGCGCGAGGATCGGCCGGCGCCGGCGCTGCTGCTGTTCCACGGCGGTGCATGGCAACACGGACACCCCCGGCAGTTTTTCCCTCAATGCCAAGAGCTGGCCCGCGCCGGCGTCACCTGTATCAGCGCCGAGTATCGTGTCAGCTCCCGACACGGCACCGATCCGCGCGCCGCGGTCCAGGATGCGCGCGCGGCATTCGCCTACCTGCGGCGCCATGCGGCTCAGATGGGCGTGGATCCGGAACGTATAGCCGTCGGTGGCGGTTCTGCAGGGGGGCATCTGGCCGCGACCCTGGGCATCCCGGTGCCGCTGCCCCCGGAGTCCGGTGTGGACGAGCCGACCTCACGTCCGGCCGCGCTCCTGCTGTTCAATCCCATGGTCGACCTGGCGCCGTGCCGCCCGGACCACCACCTCGTCGTGGATTTCTGGCAGGAGCTGTCGCCGATGCAGCAGATCGACGACCGGGTGCCGCCGACGTTGGTCATGCTCGGCAGTGACGACCCGGAACTTCCGGTCGCGAGCGCCCGGGCGTTCTGTGCGGCCATCGAGGCAAAGGGCGGACGGTGCGATCTCGCGGTCTACGAGGGCGCCCGGCACGGCTTTTTCAACGTCGGTGTAGAAGGCGGCCGGTATTTCCGCGCGACCACGGAACGGGTACTGGGTTTTCTTCGCGATCTGGACCTCGCCGACAGGTCCTGA
- a CDS encoding DUF2130 domain-containing protein, giving the protein MTKKIIVDAFDSVTCPHCGKAFVLQDAIAHQLIERYENEYATQLDAERRQLRETLAADADRNAARRFEDQVAGLQERLKQADAAQAVVKAQLEAAARRAVDDARREGEQRTEALRAELLAKEENLARLREVELTLRKQKTALEERQKELDLEVQRQVDAARQRIEESNAEAFRLREAEWRKKIDDAQKANEDLKRKLEQGSQQLQGEVLELELEELLGSTFPFDGIEPVRKGVRGADLIQTVRLRSGTVCGRIVWETKRAEHWSNAWIAKLKDDQQAAGGELAVLVSTAFPAGIDEPMAMYEGVWLVRPGFVRALAEALRTVLIESQRQKVIAVGREESMEALYNYVTSAQFAQKVRAVVDAYQQMRDDLEKEKAAMARLWKKREAQLERITTNMLGICGELQGVSQAALPQLDDIGLLPS; this is encoded by the coding sequence ATGACCAAGAAGATCATCGTCGACGCATTCGACAGCGTCACCTGTCCGCACTGTGGGAAGGCGTTCGTGCTGCAGGATGCGATCGCACACCAGCTGATCGAGCGCTACGAGAACGAGTATGCGACACAGCTCGATGCCGAACGCCGTCAACTGCGTGAGACGCTTGCCGCGGATGCCGACCGCAATGCGGCGCGTCGGTTCGAGGATCAGGTGGCGGGCCTGCAGGAGCGGCTCAAGCAGGCCGATGCCGCACAGGCGGTAGTCAAGGCGCAGCTCGAGGCAGCGGCTCGCCGCGCGGTCGACGATGCGCGGCGCGAAGGCGAACAGCGGACCGAGGCGCTGCGTGCCGAACTGCTGGCGAAGGAGGAGAACCTGGCCCGGCTGCGGGAGGTCGAGCTGACGTTGCGCAAGCAGAAGACCGCGCTCGAAGAGCGCCAGAAGGAGCTGGATCTCGAGGTGCAACGTCAGGTCGATGCCGCCCGCCAGCGGATCGAGGAGAGCAACGCCGAGGCGTTCCGCCTCCGTGAAGCGGAGTGGCGCAAGAAAATCGACGACGCCCAGAAGGCCAACGAGGATCTTAAGCGCAAGCTGGAGCAGGGCTCGCAACAGCTGCAGGGTGAGGTGCTGGAGCTGGAACTCGAGGAGCTGCTGGGCAGCACCTTTCCATTCGACGGCATTGAGCCGGTACGTAAAGGGGTGCGCGGTGCCGACCTGATCCAGACGGTGCGTCTGAGATCGGGCACCGTCTGCGGTCGCATTGTCTGGGAGACCAAACGCGCCGAGCATTGGTCGAATGCCTGGATTGCGAAACTCAAGGACGACCAGCAGGCAGCGGGCGGTGAGCTCGCGGTGCTGGTGAGCACGGCATTTCCGGCCGGCATCGATGAACCGATGGCGATGTACGAAGGTGTCTGGCTGGTTCGCCCGGGTTTCGTCAGGGCGCTTGCAGAGGCGTTGCGTACGGTGTTGATCGAGTCTCAGCGCCAGAAGGTGATCGCCGTCGGCAGGGAGGAATCCATGGAGGCGTTGTACAACTACGTCACCAGCGCCCAGTTTGCGCAGAAGGTCCGCGCGGTCGTCGATGCCTACCAGCAGATGCGCGACGATCTGGAGAAGGAGAAGGCCGCGATGGCGCGGTTGTGGAAGAAGCGCGAGGCACAGCTCGAACGCATCACCACCAACATGCTCGGCATCTGCGGCGAATTGCAGGGCGTGTCGCAGGCGGCGTTGCCCCAACTGGACGACATCGGGCTGTTGCCCTCGTGA
- a CDS encoding transglycosylase SLT domain-containing protein: MSARTWILLAGLLWAINGTSGAAGQPEADIRALSTSFKPWTGQFEDMLQRRLIRVLAPFSRSLYYNERGHERGLSAETARDFERYLNRKYRKDLARRPVTLLLIPTTRDKLLPNLVAGLGDIAIGNLTATEERLAMVDFAAPENGLKVKELLLTGPGAPMIESLDDLAGKTVHTRPSSSYHASLIALSERLQAAGKPAIDIVAVPDALEDEDMMEMLNAGLLQAIVVDDWKAKIWAQILPDIKIHEQLVLRDAGLIGWAMRKDSPRLKAEILEFHEKKLVSKGVTPYRIQKMKRGVARLADPTGEAEWKRFEATIELFREYGGRYGFDPLMLAAQGYQESRIDQTKRSPVGAIGIMQIMPATAKELDVGDIKKAEANIHAGAKYMHRLMTRYFQDATFSGDNRTLFAFAAYNAGPGNLRKMRRLAAERGLDPDVWFNNVEIVTAEKLGLEPVTYVRNIYKYYVSYKLTVEAHERRKRARESLLSGGA, from the coding sequence ATGTCAGCGAGAACCTGGATATTGCTTGCGGGATTGCTGTGGGCGATCAATGGGACGTCCGGCGCTGCCGGGCAACCGGAAGCGGATATCCGGGCACTGTCGACCTCGTTCAAGCCATGGACCGGGCAATTCGAGGACATGCTGCAGCGCCGCCTGATCCGCGTATTGGCGCCATTCAGCCGTAGCCTGTACTACAACGAACGCGGCCACGAACGCGGGCTCAGCGCGGAGACCGCACGCGACTTCGAACGGTACCTCAACCGCAAATACCGCAAAGACCTCGCACGACGCCCGGTCACCCTGCTGTTGATTCCGACCACGCGCGACAAACTGCTGCCGAATCTGGTGGCCGGTCTCGGCGATATCGCGATCGGCAATCTGACTGCGACCGAGGAACGTCTCGCGATGGTGGACTTCGCGGCTCCGGAAAACGGACTCAAGGTGAAGGAGCTGTTGTTGACCGGCCCGGGCGCACCCATGATCGAGTCGCTCGACGATCTGGCCGGAAAGACGGTGCATACGCGTCCCTCCTCGAGCTATCACGCGAGCCTGATCGCGTTGAGCGAGCGCCTGCAGGCTGCCGGTAAACCGGCGATCGATATCGTGGCGGTCCCTGACGCGCTCGAGGATGAGGACATGATGGAGATGCTCAATGCCGGTCTGCTGCAGGCGATCGTCGTCGATGACTGGAAAGCGAAGATCTGGGCGCAGATTCTGCCGGACATCAAGATTCACGAGCAGCTCGTACTACGTGATGCGGGTCTGATCGGCTGGGCGATGCGCAAGGACAGTCCCCGATTGAAGGCGGAGATTCTCGAATTTCACGAGAAGAAGCTGGTCAGCAAGGGCGTGACGCCCTATCGCATACAGAAGATGAAACGCGGCGTCGCCCGACTTGCAGATCCGACGGGAGAGGCCGAATGGAAGCGCTTCGAGGCAACCATCGAGCTGTTTCGGGAATACGGCGGACGCTACGGTTTCGATCCGCTGATGCTTGCGGCACAGGGTTATCAGGAGTCGCGCATCGATCAGACCAAGCGTAGCCCGGTGGGTGCGATCGGCATCATGCAGATCATGCCGGCGACCGCAAAGGAACTGGACGTTGGCGACATCAAGAAGGCCGAGGCCAACATCCATGCCGGGGCGAAATACATGCACCGCCTGATGACACGCTACTTCCAAGATGCCACGTTCAGCGGTGACAACCGCACGTTGTTTGCGTTCGCCGCGTACAACGCCGGACCCGGGAACCTGAGAAAGATGCGGCGGCTTGCGGCCGAGCGCGGTCTGGACCCCGACGTATGGTTCAACAACGTTGAGATCGTCACTGCCGAGAAACTGGGTCTGGAGCCCGTTACCTATGTACGTAACATCTACAAGTACTACGTGTCGTACAAGCTTACCGTCGAGGCCCATGAACGCCGGAAACGCGCGCGCGAATCGCTGTTGAGCGGTGGTGCCTGA
- a CDS encoding DUF4124 domain-containing protein, which translates to MRATLLAILIAACAGLRAAGEPSLPDAQVWAQAYKWTNAEGRVIYSDTPPPDGQAESMSVEPAPAPAEVEKARSAVRKTNRELETLTDGHQERKATQKAAIERQRRRAAACEKAKERLAQLQDQPPNRRLVIEPDGSARRVSWEEMQRLLGEARASVDTECAGQ; encoded by the coding sequence ATGCGAGCTACGTTGCTGGCGATATTGATTGCGGCGTGTGCCGGCCTGCGGGCGGCTGGCGAACCTTCGCTGCCGGACGCCCAGGTGTGGGCGCAGGCCTACAAGTGGACCAATGCGGAAGGCAGGGTCATCTATTCGGACACGCCACCGCCGGACGGGCAGGCGGAGTCCATGTCTGTCGAACCCGCACCCGCTCCCGCCGAGGTCGAAAAGGCACGCAGCGCGGTCCGCAAGACCAACCGTGAATTGGAGACCCTGACCGACGGACACCAGGAGCGGAAAGCCACGCAGAAGGCCGCGATCGAGCGGCAGCGGCGCCGTGCCGCTGCCTGCGAAAAGGCCAAAGAACGCCTGGCACAGCTACAGGATCAGCCGCCCAACAGGCGACTGGTGATCGAGCCCGATGGCAGTGCGCGCCGGGTGAGCTGGGAGGAGATGCAGCGGTTGCTCGGCGAGGCACGCGCGTCGGTGGACACCGAATGTGCCGGTCAATGA
- a CDS encoding lipid-binding SYLF domain-containing protein: MNLGRGFGLVLALSVLPVMQAFADEYGDTVEIFRGALESKTFFDDAYGYAVFPNVGKGAVGIGAARGEGRVYAHGEYVGDVVMTQLTVGFQLGGQAYRQIIFFQDERAFSEFTSGEFEFGAQVGAVAITAGAQAAATTAGSSSGASGGQHDATTRGEYKKGMAVFTVAKGGLMYEASVGGQKFKYTAR; encoded by the coding sequence ATGAATCTGGGCAGAGGTTTCGGTTTGGTATTGGCGCTGTCGGTCCTGCCGGTGATGCAGGCGTTTGCGGATGAGTACGGCGATACCGTTGAGATTTTCCGCGGTGCGCTGGAGAGCAAGACGTTCTTCGACGATGCCTACGGTTATGCGGTGTTTCCGAACGTCGGCAAGGGCGCGGTCGGCATCGGGGCCGCGCGCGGCGAAGGCAGGGTCTATGCGCACGGTGAGTACGTGGGCGATGTCGTGATGACACAGCTGACCGTGGGATTCCAGCTCGGCGGACAGGCCTATCGTCAGATCATCTTCTTCCAGGACGAGCGCGCGTTTAGCGAGTTCACGTCCGGTGAATTCGAGTTCGGGGCCCAGGTCGGCGCAGTGGCCATCACCGCGGGCGCCCAGGCCGCCGCAACGACCGCCGGCAGCTCTTCGGGCGCAAGTGGCGGTCAACACGATGCGACGACCAGGGGTGAGTACAAGAAGGGAATGGCCGTGTTCACCGTCGCCAAAGGGGGGCTGATGTACGAGGCCAGCGTCGGTGGACAGAAGTTCAAGTACACCGCGCGATGA
- a CDS encoding alpha/beta hydrolase — protein sequence MHRMQAALRAAGFHTANIGYPSRSLPIEQLARPAVERGIAQCRRSGAATIHFVTHSMGGIVLRYYLARTKPAGLGRVVMLSPPNRGSEAADALMHSPLHRWYNGPAGQQLGTDAHSIPLRLPPVDYPLGVITGNRVALFDRWLARAIPGVNDGKVAVERAGAPGMSDFLVVPCAHTFIMREPTVIAQTLHFLANGAFDHGISADRR from the coding sequence ATGCATCGCATGCAGGCGGCACTGCGGGCGGCCGGCTTCCACACCGCAAACATCGGTTATCCGTCGCGTAGCCTGCCGATCGAACAGCTCGCGCGACCGGCCGTCGAACGCGGCATTGCGCAGTGTCGGCGCAGTGGTGCAGCGACGATCCATTTCGTGACGCATTCGATGGGTGGCATCGTGCTGCGATACTACCTTGCGCGCACCAAACCGGCCGGACTCGGCCGTGTGGTGATGTTGAGCCCTCCGAATCGCGGCAGCGAGGCAGCCGACGCATTGATGCATTCGCCTTTGCACCGCTGGTACAACGGCCCGGCGGGGCAGCAACTGGGTACCGACGCGCACAGTATCCCGCTGCGACTGCCGCCGGTCGACTATCCGCTGGGCGTGATCACCGGCAATCGCGTCGCGCTGTTCGACCGCTGGCTGGCGCGTGCCATCCCGGGCGTGAACGACGGCAAGGTCGCGGTGGAACGCGCCGGCGCACCGGGGATGAGCGACTTCCTGGTCGTGCCGTGTGCGCATACGTTCATCATGCGCGAACCGACCGTCATTGCACAGACGCTCCATTTTCTCGCCAACGGCGCCTTTGATCACGGCATCTCTGCAGACAGGCGCTGA
- a CDS encoding protein BatD, with the protein MKHAIHIRHLVLFGLLLATVQVWAAGPEARLDRTRIGEGETVTLIISVPGGSNGTPDLSPVTQDFDVLNQSQSMHMSMINGRSSSSRSWQYVLAPKRTGKLTIPAIRVDSASTGPLSLDVLPAADAAKAGPAAPVFMEVEVEPQQPYVQQKVIYTARLLSRVPLRQAHISDPQATDALVEPLGPETEYTTQRDGQQYRVSERRYAVFPQRSGTLQIDGPVLSAEVPEQNPRGGGPGQTFRGRDPFADFDRLFGRSGLPSLNGAFTQTRPIRLRARQLKIDVLAQPAGSASPWLPAESLTLNETWSENPPVFRVGEPVTRTVAITAQGLSAAQLPDLALDAGSGIKVYPDKPQAQARVDGNTLVAQKVIRAALVPSHSGALTLPAVRVAWWDTGAGEQHVAELPARAIEVLPAAAGAAAQRPPPSTQAVPEARAAATIPDAAGAARSADSAPGYWPWVAALLALAWLATAALWWRARQHVTPAGTRDETVTPETTKTPSRGERRAALARIEQAFRGNDVAAARRALIDWAAVRWPDDPPRRLDLIARRLGGDAEAVCAQVDAQLYADASSAWDGAAAWQVMGPLLAHGLPDAGVAPDTDVLPPLYPQGA; encoded by the coding sequence ATGAAACACGCGATCCACATACGGCATCTGGTTCTGTTCGGGCTGCTGCTGGCCACCGTGCAGGTCTGGGCGGCCGGGCCGGAGGCCCGTCTCGACCGGACGCGGATCGGCGAGGGCGAGACGGTCACCCTGATCATCAGCGTGCCGGGTGGCAGCAACGGGACCCCCGACCTGTCGCCGGTGACGCAGGATTTCGATGTCCTGAACCAGAGCCAGAGCATGCATATGAGCATGATCAACGGGCGCAGTTCGAGCAGCCGCAGCTGGCAGTACGTACTTGCACCGAAACGCACCGGCAAGCTGACGATCCCGGCGATCCGGGTCGACAGTGCGAGCACTGGGCCTTTGTCGCTGGACGTGCTGCCGGCTGCCGACGCGGCGAAGGCGGGACCGGCGGCGCCGGTGTTCATGGAGGTCGAGGTCGAGCCGCAGCAGCCCTATGTGCAGCAGAAGGTGATCTACACCGCCCGCCTGTTGTCGCGCGTCCCGTTGCGCCAGGCGCATATCTCGGATCCGCAGGCCACCGACGCGCTGGTCGAGCCGCTTGGACCCGAAACCGAGTACACCACGCAGCGCGACGGCCAGCAGTACCGGGTCAGCGAGCGTCGTTACGCCGTGTTTCCGCAGCGCAGCGGTACCTTGCAGATCGACGGCCCGGTACTCAGCGCCGAGGTGCCGGAACAGAACCCGCGCGGCGGTGGGCCCGGACAGACGTTCCGGGGGCGCGACCCGTTTGCGGATTTCGACCGCCTGTTTGGCCGCAGTGGCCTGCCGAGCCTCAATGGCGCCTTCACTCAGACGCGACCGATCCGGCTGCGTGCACGTCAGCTGAAGATCGACGTACTGGCGCAACCGGCCGGATCGGCATCGCCTTGGCTGCCTGCGGAATCGCTGACGCTGAACGAGACCTGGTCGGAGAATCCGCCGGTGTTCCGTGTCGGCGAGCCGGTCACACGCACCGTCGCGATCACTGCGCAAGGGCTGAGTGCCGCGCAGTTGCCTGACCTCGCGCTCGACGCCGGCAGTGGTATCAAGGTGTACCCCGACAAACCGCAGGCCCAGGCGCGGGTCGATGGAAACACCCTGGTCGCACAGAAGGTGATACGTGCGGCGTTGGTCCCGTCGCACAGTGGTGCGCTGACCCTGCCCGCCGTCCGCGTCGCCTGGTGGGACACCGGGGCAGGCGAACAGCACGTCGCCGAACTGCCGGCACGCGCGATCGAGGTGTTACCGGCGGCGGCCGGCGCGGCGGCACAGCGTCCGCCACCGTCCACGCAGGCGGTGCCCGAAGCCCGGGCCGCCGCAACGATCCCCGATGCCGCCGGTGCAGCGCGCTCTGCCGATTCGGCCCCCGGATACTGGCCGTGGGTCGCGGCACTGTTGGCACTCGCCTGGCTGGCGACCGCCGCGCTCTGGTGGCGCGCCCGACAACACGTCACGCCCGCCGGCACGCGTGACGAGACAGTGACGCCGGAGACCACCAAGACCCCATCGCGGGGCGAGCGGCGCGCGGCGCTGGCACGCATCGAGCAGGCCTTCCGCGGCAATGACGTCGCCGCGGCGCGTCGTGCACTGATCGACTGGGCGGCTGTGCGTTGGCCGGACGACCCGCCGCGACGCCTGGATCTGATCGCGCGGCGCCTCGGCGGTGATGCCGAGGCGGTCTGTGCGCAGGTCGATGCGCAGCTGTACGCGGATGCGTCTTCGGCCTGGGACGGCGCTGCAGCCTGGCAGGTCATGGGGCCGCTGCTCGCGCACGGCCTGCCCGACGCCGGTGTCGCCCCCGACACGGATGTCCTGCCACCACTGTACCCGCAAGGCGCTTGA